A stretch of Gymnodinialimonas phycosphaerae DNA encodes these proteins:
- a CDS encoding AAA family ATPase, with amino-acid sequence MTINATRISAGAALDVLRAAWEAQEAGKMTASWMLHGRPGVGKTEIIQQLATEIGAELFDLRLTTIEPQDLRGLPFYDHASQKTVWYRPEDLPDREAPAILFLDELTAASPSLQPTVYGLLQERRVGRHVLPDTVFIVAAGNTVDDGAVAYEMGTALSDRLVHIVVLADTEDWLKSYAPNAGIHPTVAAFLRTRPDLFETTEASLRRGEAVACTPRSWARVSDIMGLSIRRATRHVMIAGTVGEAVAAEFALMADEIAATVQVETMLDASRADRAALFPSTLHGLTALIYGIIGAVDEKRLPAAIEILNDLRSLERTGLPVSELATFGFEMLIARAMARGWQAAFATSDAYAEYARHRAAAWLP; translated from the coding sequence ATGACGATCAACGCGACCCGTATCTCGGCCGGTGCGGCATTGGACGTTCTGCGTGCGGCGTGGGAGGCGCAGGAGGCCGGGAAAATGACGGCGTCGTGGATGCTTCACGGTCGCCCAGGCGTCGGAAAAACAGAGATCATTCAACAGCTTGCGACTGAAATTGGGGCGGAGCTGTTTGACCTGCGGCTCACCACGATCGAGCCTCAAGATCTGCGCGGTCTTCCTTTCTACGATCACGCGTCCCAAAAGACAGTCTGGTATCGGCCCGAGGATTTGCCCGATCGGGAGGCGCCTGCGATCCTGTTTCTCGATGAGTTGACGGCCGCGTCACCAAGCTTGCAACCGACGGTCTATGGCCTGCTTCAGGAACGCCGCGTGGGGCGGCATGTTCTGCCGGACACCGTCTTCATCGTTGCGGCTGGAAACACCGTCGACGATGGCGCAGTGGCCTACGAAATGGGCACCGCGCTGTCGGATCGTCTGGTCCATATCGTTGTGCTGGCTGACACGGAGGATTGGCTCAAGTCCTATGCCCCGAACGCGGGCATCCATCCAACCGTTGCGGCGTTTCTGCGAACGCGCCCGGATCTGTTCGAAACGACGGAAGCCTCGTTGCGACGTGGAGAGGCCGTGGCCTGCACGCCCAGGTCTTGGGCGCGGGTCAGTGACATCATGGGGCTTTCGATCCGTCGGGCCACGCGGCACGTGATGATCGCGGGCACCGTCGGCGAGGCCGTCGCCGCCGAATTCGCCCTGATGGCCGATGAAATTGCCGCGACGGTTCAGGTCGAGACGATGCTGGACGCGTCGCGCGCGGACCGCGCGGCGTTGTTTCCCAGCACATTGCACGGTCTGACGGCGCTGATCTATGGCATCATTGGCGCCGTGGATGAGAAGCGGCTACCGGCCGCGATCGAAATCCTGAACGATCTCAGATCATTGGAGCGTACCGGCCTGCCAGTGTCAGAGCTTGCCACTTTCGGGTTTGAAATGCTGATCGCCCGGGCGATGGCGCGAGGATGGCAGGCCGCTTTCGCTACATCAGACGCCTATGCGGAATACGCCCGGCATCGGGCGGCGGCATGGCTCCCGTGA